In Pseudoliparis swirei isolate HS2019 ecotype Mariana Trench chromosome 11, NWPU_hadal_v1, whole genome shotgun sequence, a genomic segment contains:
- the nkx2.1 gene encoding homeobox protein Nkx-2.1 — protein sequence MSMSPKHTTPFSVSDILSPLEESYKKVSMENNNLGAPLASYRQPQVSQAAMQQHHMGHNGAVSAAAYHMTAAGVSQLSHSAMGGYCNGNLGNMGDLPSYQDGMRGSTAATGWYGANPDPRFSTISRFMGSSSGMNMGSMGSLSSLADVGKGMGSLSSTPRRKRRVLFSQAQVYELERRFKQQKYLSAPEREHLASMIHLTPTQVKIWFQNHRYKMKRQAKDKVSQQQMQQDGGSCQQQQQQSPRRVAVPVLVKDGKPCQGSGHTPTAQTLHQQGGNLMINNNTSGLGQQQHQQQQVGSTGHSPDLAPHSSSPPSLQSQVASLSHLNSPGAEYGSALQCSALLYGRTW from the exons ATGTCGATGAGCCCTAAGCATACGACTCCTTTTTCTGTTTCCGATATCTTGAGTCCCCTCGAGGAGAGCTATAAGAAAGTAAGTATGGAGAATAACAACTTGGGGGCGCCTCTCGCTTCTTACCGGCAGCCGCAGGTCTCTCAGGCGGCGATGCAGCAGCACCACATGGGCCACAACGGCGCCGTGTCCGCGGCGGCGTACCACATGACCGCGGCAGGTGTTTCCCAGCTGTCGCACTCGGCCATGGGGGGCTACTGCAACGGCAACCTGGGCAACATGGGCGACCTGCCGTCGTACCAGGACGGCATGAGGGGCAGCACCGCGGCCACCGGCTGGTACGGGGCCAACCCGGACCCGCGCTTCTCCACCA TTTCTCGCTTCATGGGCTCGTCGTCGGGCATGAACATGGGCAGCATGGGCAGCCTCAGCTCCCTGGCGGACGTGGGCAAAGGCATGGGCTCCCTGTCCAGCACCccgaggagaaagaggagggtgcTCTTCTCCCAGGCGCAGGTCTACGAGCTGGAGCGACGCTTCAAGCAGCAGAAATACCTGTCGGCGCCGGAGAGGGAACACCTGGCAAGTATGATCCACCTCACCCCGACGCAGGTGAAGATCTGGTTTCAGAACCACCGGTATAAGATGAAGAGGCAGGCCAAAGACAAAGTGTCCCAGCAGCAGATGCAGCAGGACGGCGGCTcgtgccagcagcagcagcagcagtcccCGCGGAGGGTGGCGGTGCCGGTGCTGGTGAAGGACGGCAAACCGTGTCAAGGCAGCGGCCACACGCCCACCGCGCAGACCCTCCACCAGCAAGGGGGCAACCtcatgatcaacaacaacacgtccggcctcgggcagcagcagcaccagcagcagcaggtggggAGCACGGGGCACTCTCCGGATTTGGCGCCGCACTCCTCCAGTCCGCCGTCGCTGCAGAGCCAGGTGGCCAGCCTGTCTCACCTCAATTCCCCCGGCGCAGAGTACGGCTCGGCCCTGCAGTGCTCGGCCCTGTTGTACGGCAGGACGTGGTGA